In the genome of Anabrus simplex isolate iqAnaSimp1 chromosome 2, ASM4041472v1, whole genome shotgun sequence, the window AGATGAATCTCGAGGAAGTGTGTGGCAAAAGGTGGGAGGGGTGATGTTACAGTCACACATTAAACACACGATTTAGTTCTTTAAACAAATAGGTGATTTCGTTAACCTTGTGTGCTGATTAGATAGATTTGTATTAGCATGAAGAATTCAATGATTGGTGTTTGACAAAACTGTGTTTCTTAGAGACAGTTTCTAATGTGCATGTTTGTTATGTGTGGTGCTCTCTCTTTGCATAATATACTATATTCTGTGTCTTCTTGTGTGTAGCGGTTCGATTTGGACGCGTGCCCAAACGTGAAAAGGCGCGTATTTTGGCCGCCATGCAGCAGAGCTCCAACTCACGATCTCAGGAGAAGGCTGTGGTGGCTGAGCTTGAAGATGAGCAGCGTCTGCTGGGTACAGTGATACGCGCGCACCTGGACACGTGTGACTTCACGCGTGAGAAGGTGGAACCAATGCTCGCCCAAGCCCGTGACCAGCCGTCGTACACTGCTTGTCCGCCAACTTTGGTAAGTAGAGAGTGTAATATGCTTTAAATAAAAATCTCGACATTCTTAACTGGTATATattttttgtttgctttacgtcgcactgacacagataggtcttatggcgacaaaaggataggaaaggcctaggagtgagaacgaagcggccgtggccttaattaaggtacagccccagcatttgcctggtgtgaaaatgggaaactacgaaaaaccatcttcagggctgccgacagtgggattcgaacccactatctcccggatgcaagctcatagccgcgcgcccctaaccgtacggccaactcgcccgatggtatATTTTGTAACAGGCTAGACAGATATGGtcgtaagagagagagagagagagagagagagagagagactaagtAAGCTAATGTGTGTCAGTACCCATAGATTGAGAAATAGACTCAAAACTGTGGTAATGATAGCCTGGTTAGCTGAGCTGAGCATAGCATAAATTGCTTTAGAATGTATCCGAGGTTATATGAGGGGCAGAGAAAACTGCTACATGTGTCAGAGGTATTAAATAAGGTCATCCTGTGATACGAAGGTCGCTTTCATATAAATAAAGTGAAAGCATGATTGTCGATACTTGTATGTCACTGTATGTCTTATTATTGGGTACATTGAGTTTGGATATGGGCAGGAAGATGTCGCGGTCGCCGGGAAGGCCAGGGCAGGCCTGCTTCCTGGTTTAAAGCCTTGACGGCTCTCCGCCGCTCCTTTCGTCTCTCTTGTAACCTTGTGCGTATTTACTGGGAAATATCAGCCTTGGCTTACTATGAACTTTGAAATCAACACTTTGATAAGTGTCCTGATCTCTTAAGTTCAGTACAATGGCTGAGTAATTGTTGACGTCACCTTTACAGGAGTGATTGGTAAAGAGCCTATTGAAAGTTTACCTTATGGATAGTGTCTTATTTCGTACAAGTGTAGGTATTCGGAAATTACATGTAAGTTACGTAGATTGTATTACTTTATGACATGGAAGCCTTTCCATACACGATATGGAAGATCCGAAATTATTTGTTTTTGACATCATCACCTCCACATGTACGACGAATACATTGACGGTAGTGCTCTCTTCCATTTTATATGGTAATATGGTCATCAGTTTTCCGTAGTAAGAATGCATGAATAGCTGGCTGTATTTAATGGCATATGAGTGCTGACACAAAGGTAAAATCCTAACATACATAAAATATTGTCGTTTAAGATATGTTGTTTGATATGTGTAGTCCTGAGGCGAAAACAGCCCCATAGCCCGGTTGAAGTATTTACATTCCTTTTGATTCTCTGAATAATTTCTAAACCACACGTCTTTAAAAAATGCTTAGCAGTTATGTTCGATCCATCCTATGCTACTAATTCAGACACTCTAAAATTGTACTGTGTATTCATTCGGCGCACAAGCctttgtagccgggctgagtagctcaaacggttgaggctctatccttctgacaccaacttggcaggttcgatcctggctcagtccggtgttatttgaaggtgctcaaatacttcagccatgtgtcggtagatttattggcacgtaaaataactcctgcgtgacgaaattccggcacttcggcctctacgaaaaccataaaagtagttagtgggacgtaaagccaatactatTTTTATTACAAGCCTATGTCCGTGTCTGGTCTCGAACCGACTTAACACGCACCTCAGAGTTTTGTAGCCTTACACACTGGCCCTCAGCTACTCCTGTTGGCTATTTGTAACTGATATTGTTTAAATGTTATTTACATTCTGTAATTTGCTAGGCAGCAAGTGGGGTCATGGCCCTAATACAGTATTGTTCCAAGGGAGGAAGTGGGGTAGAGACAAGACAGTGGCGGGAAGACAGAACAAAGGCATTGCATCCAGCCAGACCAGTTGACCTTGCGCTGCTCCTGGGGACAAGCGGAAATATTCAAGGCTGAGCGGGAGAGCGAGTATGTTAGTTTCCTCTAGCCTCGCGTGGGGAAATGTGACATGATAACCTACTACTGTCCGATTTATCGGAAGTGTTATCGACGCCACGACTAGGATTTTTAAATgcttttatttgtttattgttataCCGAATGGTTAATTAGTAAGGCAACTGCAGCGATGTGTTCTCAGTAAGGTGGAGATATGCTTGTTGGCCTCCTCCTTGAATGAATATTGCTGAGTAGTTGGTTCACATGGTGGGGGATAGAAGTCAATTAGTCTACCTCCATGTGTTTCCACTATGAAACGAAGGAAGGATACACGTACCAGACAACATTTTAGGCCTGTTATTCGGTAGATAACTTTGCATTAGGAGAAAATATACTACTGGTGATTAATTCATGTTAGAAAATTTTTATACATTCTTAATATAGCAGATCTTTTGTTTGTTAGCGCTCTTTTTTTTATCGAACCTCGTGGTCGTGATTCGAAATCATCAGTGGTAAATCGTATCGAACTATACATTTTATTGGATTACAATCGACTCGTAGTTTTATTTAATCACATAATAACCCTCAAATGAAATTGTTAGTATAACGGTGGTGTCACCCTTCCGTGTGGCGCGTGGCTCGCCAGAGACCTTGAGCCTCACTCAGCGAGGTTGCCAGCGCACTAGAGTAGGCTCGTTATATTGATCCCTCCCCGTGTAACCTTGGCTCGCAGTGAAGCTGGCACGGCGCCCTGGACAAGCAAAGGTTACATGACGTCATTCGGCTGTCTGCCCAGGGGTTCAAGTTTCGGTAGCCCTATATGTATCATTGCATTCAGTCATTTTCATAATGAAGTTGTTTGAATACGACATACATCACGGAGAtgctttttctttgctagtggctttacgtcgcacagacaaagacatgtcttatggcgacgatgggataggaaagggctaggagtgggaaggaagtggccgtggtcttaattaaggtacaaccccaacatttgcctggtgtgaaaatgggaaaccacgggaaaccatcttcagggctgccgacagtgggattcgaacccactatctcccggatgcaagctcacagctgtgcgctcccaaccgcacggccagctcgcccggtatcaCGGAATTGGACTGTCTCCTAAATTTAATTGAATCTGGAAATTATGTCAAGAAAATTGTTTCTTATTCACTTTTTCACTATTCATGTACTTGACTATGAGCACGCCTGAAAGATGTATTAACAAAATGTTTCTCTATGTGCAGGCGTGTCCGCTCAATCCCAATACGCAGCCGCTGACTGGTCAACAAGAATTGCTTCAGGATTTTTCCAAGCGATTCTCTCCTGCTATCCGTGGTGTGGTAGAATTCGCCAAGCGCATCCCGGGGTTCGCCCTGCTCCCACAAGACGACCAGGTCACCTTACTCAAGGCTGGAGTCTTCGAGGTCCTGCTCGTACGGCTGGCCTGCATGTTTGATGCTCAGGTGATTAGCTTTCCTTTTTCTGTTGTGAAATACTCAGTAAGtgaataaatacaaaaaatatgctTTATGCATTGTTGGCTCAGGTATTAATGGACATGTTTTCCTTATTTTCAGACGAACAGCATGATATGTCTCAATGGACAAGTTCTCAAGAGAGAAGCTATTCATAACAGCTCTAATGCTCGGTTCCTAATGGATTCCATGTTTGACTTCGCCGAGCGCCTCAACACGTTGCGACTCTCCGATGCAGAAGTAGGGCTCTTCTGTTCTGTGGTTGTGATAGCTCCCGATCGTCCTGGTTTGAGAAATACGGAACTCATCGAGCGTATGCAAAACAAACTCAAATCCGCACTACAGATGGTAGTGAGTCAAAATCACCCTGGGCACCCGAACATCTGCCATGAACTGATGAAGAAGATTCCTGACTTGCGTACGCTCAATACTCTTCATTCTGAGAAGTTACTTGCCTTTAAGATGACAGAGCAGCAGCAACTCCAACAACAGATGCAGCAACAACAACTGTGGGGTGCAGAGGATGAAAGTAACAGCAAGAGTCCTCCGGGCTCGTCTTCATGGTCATCAGCCTCAGatgtaacaatggatgaagcagTGAAAAGTCCGCTAGGCTCTGTGTCCAGCACAGAATCTGTGTGCTCGGGAGAGGTGGCAGCACTCTCGGAATACCAGCCCTGCAGTCAACAAGCCAGCAGTGCTCCCCTTCTGGCAGCAACACTTGCTGGGGGAGTGTGTCCTCACCGCCATCGTGCCAGTTCGGGTTCCACTTCTGGTGACGACGACATGATGGGCATTCCTCATGCTACCCACCATGGCCTCAGTATCACATCTGTGGGTAGTGCCATGGCTAGCAAAGCTCTGCCGCAGCAACATCACCGTTTCCGCAAGCTAGATTCACCTAGTGATTCTGGCATAGAGTCGGGGACCGAGAAGTTGGACAAGCTGACAACCAGTAGCACCAGCAGTGCTCCCACTTCTGTGTGCTCAAGTCCACGATCTTCCTTGGAAGACAAGGATGAAGACAAGCATCACCACAACAGTCATATTGTGGAAGATATGCCCGTGTTGAAACGTGTCCTCCAAGCCCCCCCTCTCTATGATACCAACTCTCTCATGGACGAGGCGTATAAACCCCATAAGAAGTTCCGAGCTCTCAGGAATAAAGACTCAGCTGAAGCAGAACCTATGATCGTTGTGTCACCCCATCATCATCAGTCTACAA includes:
- the LOC136864654 gene encoding nuclear hormone receptor E75 isoform X2; amino-acid sequence: MIVTDSNHHGFEAMTDQVPESTTGVIMDTTPTPSTGHREPELKIEFDGTTVLCRVCGDKASGFHYGVHSCEGCKGFFRRSIQQKIQYRPCTKNQQCSILRINRNRCQYCRLKKCIAVGMSRDAVRFGRVPKREKARILAAMQQSSNSRSQEKAVVAELEDEQRLLGTVIRAHLDTCDFTREKVEPMLAQARDQPSYTACPPTLACPLNPNTQPLTGQQELLQDFSKRFSPAIRGVVEFAKRIPGFALLPQDDQVTLLKAGVFEVLLVRLACMFDAQTNSMICLNGQVLKREAIHNSSNARFLMDSMFDFAERLNTLRLSDAEVGLFCSVVVIAPDRPGLRNTELIERMQNKLKSALQMVVSQNHPGHPNICHELMKKIPDLRTLNTLHSEKLLAFKMTEQQQLQQQMQQQQLWGAEDESNSKSPPGSSSWSSASDVTMDEAVKSPLGSVSSTESVCSGEVAALSEYQPCSQQASSAPLLAATLAGGVCPHRHRASSGSTSGDDDMMGIPHATHHGLSITSVGSAMASKALPQQHHRFRKLDSPSDSGIESGTEKLDKLTTSSTSSAPTSVCSSPRSSLEDKDEDKHHHNSHIVEDMPVLKRVLQAPPLYDTNSLMDEAYKPHKKFRALRNKDSAEAEPMIVVSPHHHQSTIQQHQTSPQLHLHLTSNTQSSSSSLLSSTHSTLAKSLMEGPRMTAEQLKRTDIIHNYIMRDTVSSPGVTVEFPPASPVAATASTTTSPGYHRPANNNLLTCAPTVAGPNYHYIPQQHQAGTATARWQGNNPSVITTTTSRGVAPAYLLVPNSTSSSPPHVEQQPTEFPRIYFHPQSPHHASSSTSPSPLHRKSPPTSCSPVSSHSPSSSGALAVTSPKMMELQVDIADSQQPLNLSKKSPSPSPRPMTSPAQKIVSLEA
- the LOC136864654 gene encoding nuclear hormone receptor E75 isoform X1, with translation MQPTLSVVTTTSSEMSSAAKDFRIPSAPIVSSSTCSSSMRPPPPPPPPKARDMKDRSHHEEPSSSIPDLEFDGTTVLCRVCGDKASGFHYGVHSCEGCKGFFRRSIQQKIQYRPCTKNQQCSILRINRNRCQYCRLKKCIAVGMSRDAVRFGRVPKREKARILAAMQQSSNSRSQEKAVVAELEDEQRLLGTVIRAHLDTCDFTREKVEPMLAQARDQPSYTACPPTLACPLNPNTQPLTGQQELLQDFSKRFSPAIRGVVEFAKRIPGFALLPQDDQVTLLKAGVFEVLLVRLACMFDAQTNSMICLNGQVLKREAIHNSSNARFLMDSMFDFAERLNTLRLSDAEVGLFCSVVVIAPDRPGLRNTELIERMQNKLKSALQMVVSQNHPGHPNICHELMKKIPDLRTLNTLHSEKLLAFKMTEQQQLQQQMQQQQLWGAEDESNSKSPPGSSSWSSASDVTMDEAVKSPLGSVSSTESVCSGEVAALSEYQPCSQQASSAPLLAATLAGGVCPHRHRASSGSTSGDDDMMGIPHATHHGLSITSVGSAMASKALPQQHHRFRKLDSPSDSGIESGTEKLDKLTTSSTSSAPTSVCSSPRSSLEDKDEDKHHHNSHIVEDMPVLKRVLQAPPLYDTNSLMDEAYKPHKKFRALRNKDSAEAEPMIVVSPHHHQSTIQQHQTSPQLHLHLTSNTQSSSSSLLSSTHSTLAKSLMEGPRMTAEQLKRTDIIHNYIMRDTVSSPGVTVEFPPASPVAATASTTTSPGYHRPANNNLLTCAPTVAGPNYHYIPQQHQAGTATARWQGNNPSVITTTTSRGVAPAYLLVPNSTSSSPPHVEQQPTEFPRIYFHPQSPHHASSSTSPSPLHRKSPPTSCSPVSSHSPSSSGALAVTSPKMMELQVDIADSQQPLNLSKKSPSPSPRPMTSPAQKIVSLEA
- the LOC136864654 gene encoding nuclear hormone receptor E75 isoform X3, whose product is MTVIDCKPEASCAQDMDPFLSQDSENLLGRVLAEFDGTTVLCRVCGDKASGFHYGVHSCEGCKGFFRRSIQQKIQYRPCTKNQQCSILRINRNRCQYCRLKKCIAVGMSRDAVRFGRVPKREKARILAAMQQSSNSRSQEKAVVAELEDEQRLLGTVIRAHLDTCDFTREKVEPMLAQARDQPSYTACPPTLACPLNPNTQPLTGQQELLQDFSKRFSPAIRGVVEFAKRIPGFALLPQDDQVTLLKAGVFEVLLVRLACMFDAQTNSMICLNGQVLKREAIHNSSNARFLMDSMFDFAERLNTLRLSDAEVGLFCSVVVIAPDRPGLRNTELIERMQNKLKSALQMVVSQNHPGHPNICHELMKKIPDLRTLNTLHSEKLLAFKMTEQQQLQQQMQQQQLWGAEDESNSKSPPGSSSWSSASDVTMDEAVKSPLGSVSSTESVCSGEVAALSEYQPCSQQASSAPLLAATLAGGVCPHRHRASSGSTSGDDDMMGIPHATHHGLSITSVGSAMASKALPQQHHRFRKLDSPSDSGIESGTEKLDKLTTSSTSSAPTSVCSSPRSSLEDKDEDKHHHNSHIVEDMPVLKRVLQAPPLYDTNSLMDEAYKPHKKFRALRNKDSAEAEPMIVVSPHHHQSTIQQHQTSPQLHLHLTSNTQSSSSSLLSSTHSTLAKSLMEGPRMTAEQLKRTDIIHNYIMRDTVSSPGVTVEFPPASPVAATASTTTSPGYHRPANNNLLTCAPTVAGPNYHYIPQQHQAGTATARWQGNNPSVITTTTSRGVAPAYLLVPNSTSSSPPHVEQQPTEFPRIYFHPQSPHHASSSTSPSPLHRKSPPTSCSPVSSHSPSSSGALAVTSPKMMELQVDIADSQQPLNLSKKSPSPSPRPMTSPAQKIVSLEA
- the LOC136864654 gene encoding ecdysone-inducible protein E75 isoform X4; protein product: MGDELPILKGILNGVVNYHNAPVRFGRVPKREKARILAAMQQSSNSRSQEKAVVAELEDEQRLLGTVIRAHLDTCDFTREKVEPMLAQARDQPSYTACPPTLACPLNPNTQPLTGQQELLQDFSKRFSPAIRGVVEFAKRIPGFALLPQDDQVTLLKAGVFEVLLVRLACMFDAQTNSMICLNGQVLKREAIHNSSNARFLMDSMFDFAERLNTLRLSDAEVGLFCSVVVIAPDRPGLRNTELIERMQNKLKSALQMVVSQNHPGHPNICHELMKKIPDLRTLNTLHSEKLLAFKMTEQQQLQQQMQQQQLWGAEDESNSKSPPGSSSWSSASDVTMDEAVKSPLGSVSSTESVCSGEVAALSEYQPCSQQASSAPLLAATLAGGVCPHRHRASSGSTSGDDDMMGIPHATHHGLSITSVGSAMASKALPQQHHRFRKLDSPSDSGIESGTEKLDKLTTSSTSSAPTSVCSSPRSSLEDKDEDKHHHNSHIVEDMPVLKRVLQAPPLYDTNSLMDEAYKPHKKFRALRNKDSAEAEPMIVVSPHHHQSTIQQHQTSPQLHLHLTSNTQSSSSSLLSSTHSTLAKSLMEGPRMTAEQLKRTDIIHNYIMRDTVSSPGVTVEFPPASPVAATASTTTSPGYHRPANNNLLTCAPTVAGPNYHYIPQQHQAGTATARWQGNNPSVITTTTSRGVAPAYLLVPNSTSSSPPHVEQQPTEFPRIYFHPQSPHHASSSTSPSPLHRKSPPTSCSPVSSHSPSSSGALAVTSPKMMELQVDIADSQQPLNLSKKSPSPSPRPMTSPAQKIVSLEA